CGGCAACCATGAGCGAGCGCCCGACCCGCTGAAGGCGTCGCTTGTCAATGCCGTAGCGCGCGGAATAGGTGGCGTCTCGGGTTGCGTCATAGGGCCCGATCACGGCGAGCCGGGCCTGCGCGTTGCGCGCGCAGAGCTTGCCGAAGGCCTCGTAAAGCAGATCCAGCCGCTTGGCTTCCTTGCGGTAGTGCGAGACGTTCAGCACCTTGGCCGAACCAAAATCGGCTGTGCCGTTGGGCCGGTATGAGATCGGATTCCTGATTTGGTGCACATTGGTCAGGTGGCGGCTGAACATATCCGCCGCGTCCTGGTTCAGCACCGTAACAGCGGCGAATTTCGCGTAGGACTCGTAGCGCTTCTCGAAATGCGCGTCATAGCCGGGCTTGCGCTCGCGGTGGTGCTGGAACAGCGGGTAGAAGAAGCTGTTGTGCTCCGTCATGACGACTTTCCAGCCGTCATCGGCCATCTGCGCCATATCGGCCACGTGCTCCGCATCCCAATGATAGTGATCAAGGATGACATCCGGGCCGAGTGCTTCGATGCTGCGCCGTAGGGCAGCAGGCTCAAAGCTGCTTTCATGGACTGGAACACCAACCTTGTACTCCCGCGCTCCGCCACGGGCGATCAGGATGGCGCAGTCATGTGCCTCCGATAGCAGCTCGGCAAGCTTCACCACGACGCGTTCCGCGCCGCCTGTGCTTAGGTTGGGGATCAGGAAAAGGAGTTTCAAAACTGGGCCTGCCCGTGCCGGTTCAAATCACTACAAAACTCTGGGGCCCAAGACGCGCCCCTGGGCCAAATGGGTGTGCGGCGCGAATCCGTAAATTCAAATCCGAATAACGAAGGTTAACCGGCTGATACCAAGTTTTCGGGGCTATCGCGATGAAAAGATTGCCGGATGTATAAAAAAGGGGCGCTTGCGCGCCCCAAATTCATGGTTTTGTCACTTCAGGCAGAGAGGGCCCAATCAGGCCTTGCCCTTGTAGATGTCCTGCAGCTTGGCGAGCATCGACAGCGCGTCCTCGCGGGAGCGCTGGAAGCTGTTGCGGCCGATGATGGAGCCGTTGCCGCCGCCGTCGCGGATGGCGCGGGCGTCGTCATAAACGCTGTCGGCGCCCTTCTTGGCTCCGCCGGAGAAGACGATCAGGCGCTTGCCGTTGAAGGAGGATTTCACGCAATCGGCCACGCGCGCGGCTTGGCTTGCGATGTCGATCTGCTGCTCCTCATAGACCTTCTTGGCCTCCGGCAGCATCAGGTGATCGGTGGAAAGCTTCACCTTGATGATATGCGCGCCCAGCAGGGCCGCGATATGGGCGGCATAGGCGGCCACGTCCACAGCCGTTTCGCCTTCCTTGGTGATGCCTTCGCCGCGCGGGTAGGACCAGATCACCGTGGCCACGCCTTTGGCGGCGGCCTCGCGGCGCATCTCGACGATCTCTTCGAACATGTCGAGCGCGCAGTCGGAGCCCGGATAGACCGTGAAGCCGATCGCCGCGCAGCCCAGCCGCAGCGCATCGTCCACCGAAGCCGTGATCGCCTGATTCTTGCCCGCCGTGCCGCTCATCAGCGAGTTGGCGGAGTTGACTTTCAGGATCGTCGGGATCTGGCCGGCAAAAGTGTCGGCCCCGGCCTCCAGCGAGCCCAGCGGCGCGGCATAGGCGTTGAGCCCGGCGTCGATGGCAAGCTGGTAGTGGTAGTGCGGATCATAGCCCGCCGGGTTGGGCGCGAAGGAGCGCGCAGGACCGTGCTCGAAGCCCTGATCCACCGGAAGGATGATCATCTTGCCGGTGCCGCCAAGCTTGCCGTTCATCAGGATGGAACACAGCTTGGCCTTCACGCCGGGGGTCTCGCCCTCGTAATTTGCCAGGATCTTGCTGACCGTGCGGGTCGCCTTCATGGGATACGTCCTCTTTCAAAAATAGTCTGGGCCAATCTCGTACCCCAGCCTCTAGAAGGCGTATGCTGCACTTGCAATGCTGTTGGCGCTAACATGCGTCATGGTAGCGCCAACAGTTTTATTTCGTTACAAAAATTTAGGATTTCAGGCCAAAAACGCCCGTTTCCCGATCAGCCTTCCAGCGCCGCGACGCCGGGCAGGACCTTGCCTTCCATCCACTCAAGGAAGGCCCCGCCCGCGGTGGAGATATAGGTGAAATCCTCCGCCGCCCCGGCCTTGTTGAGCGCGGCCACGGTATCGCCGCCACCTGCCACGGAAACGAGCGCGCCGGCTTTCGACAGCGCGGCGGCCTGCGCGGCGGCGGCATTGGTGGCAGCATCAAAAGGCTCGATCTCAAAGGCACCAAGGGGGCCGTTCCAGATCAGGGTTTTGGCCCCTTCCAGCGTGGCGGCGATCTTGGCCACCGTCTGCGGCCCTGCATCCAGAATCATCGCATCCGCCGGGCAGGCGTCGGCGGGCACGGTTTCATTAGCGGCATTGGCGGCGAACTCGCGCGCCACAACCACATCCACCGGTAGGATGATCTCGCAGCCAGCGGCTTCTGCCTTGCCAAGGATCTCGCGCGCGGTGTCGGCCATCTCATGCTCAGCCAGGCTCTTGCCCACGTCGATGCCTTGCGCGGCGAGGAAGGTGTTGGCCATGCCGCCGCCGATCACGAGGTGATCGACCTTCGTCACCAGATTGCCCAGCAGATCGAGCTTGGTGGAGACTTTCGCGCCGCCCACAACCGCCACAACCGGGCGCACCGGGTTGGACAGCGCTGCCTCCAGTGCCGAAAGCTCGGCCGCCATCAAACGGCCCGCGCAGGAGGGCAGGTGATGGGCCACGCCCTCGGTGGAGGCATGGGCGCGGTGGGCAGCGGAGAAGGCGTCGTTGCAATAGACATCGCCAAGGCTCGCAAGGAACTGCGCCATCATCGGGTCGTTGGCCTCTTCCATCGGGGTGAAGCGGGTGTTTTCCACCAGCAAGATGGCATCAGCGGGCAGGGCGTCCAGCGCCTCACGGCTGGGGCGCTCCACGAAGGTGACGGGGGCACCGAAAGCGGCTTCCAAAGCGGGCACCAGCGGCGAAAGCGACATTTCGGGCACGAACTGCCCCTTCGGTCGGCCGAAATGGGCCAGCAGCACGGGCTTGCCGCCTTTGGCGCGGATGTCGGCAATGGTGGGCACGATGCGCTGGATGCGGGTGTCATCCGTCACAACGCCGTTGTCCATCGGCACGTTGATATCGACGCGCGTCAGCACAGTTTTTCCGGCGAGATCCAGATCGTCGAGGGTTTTCCAGGCCATGGGGCGGCTTCCTTTGCGGCAAGGGGCAAGACTATGGGGCGTAAACACATGATGCGGGCGCGCAGGTCAACTGTGCAAATGGTTTCCCCCTTTTCCTTTCGCCCCCCAAGGCTTAACTAAGGCCCCAACCCTTGCGGATTATGCAGACCACAGGAGCATCAGATGGCCGACATCAAGGATCCCGAAAACACCATCCTCATCGAGCTGAAGGGGGGCACCGTGGCCATCGAGCTGCTGCCCGACATCGCGCCCAAACATTGCGAGCGGATCAAGGAACTGGCCCGCGCCGGCGCCTATGACAACGTCGCCTTCCACCGCGTGATCGACGGCTTCATGGCCCAGACGGGCGATGTGGCCAACGGCAACATGGAAAACAACTTCAACATCCGCATGGCCGGCACCGGCGGCTCCGACCTGCCGGATCTTCCGGCGGAATTCTCCGGCATCCCGCATGATCGCGGCACGCTGGGCGCAGCCCGTTCGCAGAACCCGAACTCCGCCAACAGCCAGTTCTTCATCAATTTCTCCGACAACCACTTCCTGAACCGCCAATACACGGTCTATGGCCGCGTGATCGACGGGATGGAGCATGTGGACGCCATCGTGCGCGGCGAGCCGCCCGCGAACCCGGACCGCATGATCAGCATGAAAGTCGCCGCCGATGCGTAAGCTCGCCGCCGCTCTGGGCCTTGCGGCTCTGCTGCCCACGGCTGCCCTCTCCACCGAGATTGCGATCACGGTGGCCGGGGAGGCCAATGGCACCATCGTGATCGACCTGCTGGAAGACATCGCCCCCGAACACGCCAAGCGCATCGCGACGCTGGCCGCCGACGGGCAGTACAACGACGTGGTGTTCCACCGGGTGATCGACGGTTTCATGGCCCAGACGGGCGATGTGACCCATGGCAAGATCGGCAGCAACATGCGCCTTGCGGGCACCGGCGGCTCTTCCCTGGGGCCCCTCAAGGCCGAGTTCTCCGACGTGCCCTTTGACCGTGGCGTGGTGGGCATGGCCCGCTCCCAAAGCCCGAACTCGGCCAACAGCCAGTTCTTCATCATGTTCAAGGAAGGCCACTTCCTGAACGGGCAATATACGGTTGTGGGCCGCGTGACCTCGGGCATGGACGTGGTGGACGCCATCAAGCGCGGTACCGGGCCCAATGGCTCCGTTGTTGGCCAGCCGGACCGGATCGTCAGCGTCGAAGTGCGCTGATCGCAGACCATAAACCCTGCGTGAGCGGGGGTAGGCGTGGGGGCTTCCCTCTGTCAGGCTTGGGCTTGTCAGAACAGGGAGGCCCCCATGCGTTTGAAATCCGCTCTTGCCACTGCCGCCATGATCGCGGGGCTCGCGCTTGGCCCGGCGGCTGCCAGCCCGGAGTTCTGGCAGACCGAATGGCCGGAAACCGATTTCAGCAAGACATCGATCGGCAACTGGGGCGAGATCATCTCGGGCGGACCGCCCAAGGATGGCATCCCGGCGCTGTCGGACCCGAGCTTCGTGCGGGTGGCCTCGGAACGCCGGATCGGGGACCGCGAGCCGGTGATCACAGTAGAGATCGCCGGACAGGCCCCGCGCGCCTATCCGATCCGCTATCTCACATGGCATGAGATCGTGAACGACCAGATCGGCGGTGTGCCCGTGGCGGTGACCTTCTGCCCGCTGTGCAACTCCGGCATCGTCTTTGACCGCCGGGTGAACGGGCGGCTTTTGAGCTTTGGCGTTTCGGGCAAGCTGCGCAATTCGGATATGGTGATGTATGACCGCGAGACCGAAAGCTGGTGGCAGCAGGCCATCGGCACCGGGATCGTGGGGCAATATACTGGCGTGGAGCTGACGCAAGTGCCGGCCTGGATGGAGGGCTTTGCCCAGTTCAAGGCGCGCAACCCCGATGGGCTCGTGATGAACGAGCCGAACTGGAACCGCTCCTACGGCTCCAATCCCTACCGCGGCTACGACAGCTCCGCGCGACCCTTCCTGTACAACGGCGAGATGCCGCCCCACGGGATCGAACCGCTGGCCCGTGTGGTGCGTGTGGGAAGCCGCGCCTGGCCGCTGACGCGCGTCAGCAAGGCGGGGCAGGTCAGCGAGGCCGGGGTAACGATCAGCTGGCAGGCAGGGCAGGCCTCGGCGCTGGATACAGGCCGCATCGACAAGGGGCGGGATGTGGGCTCGATCCGGGTAAAGGATGCCTCCGGCAAGGACGTGCCACACGACGTGATGTTCGCCTTCGCCTTCCATGCCTTCTGGCCCGACGGGCGCTGGATGCTGGAGTAGAGTTTTACGCGGATGAAGGCATCTGCGGGGGCTGTCTGCCCCCGCAGGTGAGGAAGCCGGGGGGGCTGTCTGCCCCCCCGGTCCCCCCCGAAGGTATTTGAGGCGAGAGGAAGGGGTTAGGTGTAGGCGCTGGAGTCGGCTTCGGTGATCTCGCGGATCACGCGGGCCGGGGCGCCGGCGAGGATCACTCCGCCGGGAAAAGCGCCGCGCACCACGCTGCCCGCCGCGATTACGGTGCCGTCGCCGATGGTGGTGCCGGGCAGGATCGAAACACCAGCACCGATCCAGACATTGTCGCCAATGGTGATCGGGTGGGCGTATTCCAGCCCGGCGTTGCGGCGTGCTGCGTCCAGCGGATGGCCCGCCGTGTAGAGGCCGACGTTGGGCGCGATGAAGCAATTGTCGCCGATGGTGACTTTCGCGCCGTCGAGCACCGTGAAATTGGCGTTGGCGTAGAAGTTTTCGCCGATCGAGAGGTTGAAACCGTAGTCGATATGCACCGGGCCTTCGAAGAAGAAGCTTTCGCCGGTGCGCGCCAGAAGCTTGCGAAAGAGCGCCTTGCGATCCGCTTCAAGATCGGGGTGTATGTGGTTGATCTCATGCACCAAAACCCGCGCGGCGTGGCGTTTGGCCAGCGCGTCGGGATCATAGTTCGCGTCATAGAGAAGGCCGGCGGCGGCTTTTTCGAGTTCTTCCATCGCCGGCCCTTTCTTGCTTAGCCCAGTGTGACGAGCGCGTGGCGCTTCTTGCCCGCCGAGAGTTTGATCGGCTCGGCCAGATCCGCCGCCTGCAGCACGAGGCTTGCGCTGGTCAGCGGGGCGTCGTTCATCTTGGCGCCATTGTCGGCGATCAGGCGCTTGGCCTCCTTGCCGGAGCCCGCAAGCCCCGATTGCACAAGGAGCTGCACGATGGAGATGCCATCGGCCACATCGCCCTCCGAAAGCGTGAGCGTGGGCAGATCGTCCCCGACGCCGCCTTTCTCGAAGACTTCACGCGCGGTGGCTTCGGCGGCGGCGGCGGCTTCCGCCCCGTGGCAGAGCGTGGTGACGGCATTGGCCAGCACGATCTTGGCTTCGTTGATCTCGCTGCCCGCCAGCGCGCCCAGGCGATCACATTCGGCCACGTCGATCTCGGTGTAGAGCTTCAGGAAGCGGCCCACATCGGCATCGGTGGTGTTGCGCCAGAATTGCCAGAACTCGTAAGGCGAACGCATCTCGGCGTTGAGCCAGACCGCGCCATCGGCCGTCTTGCCCATTTTCTTGCCATCCGAAGTGGTGAGCAGCGGCGAGGTCAGCCCGTAGATCTCGTGATCCAGCACACGACGGGTGAGGTCGATCCCGTTGACGATGTTGCCCCATTGATCAGACCCGCCCATCTGCAGCAGGCAGCCGTAGCGGCGGTTCAACTCGAGGAAGTCATAGGCCTGCAGGATCATGTAGTTGAATTCGAGGAAGGAGAGCGATTGCTCCCGGTCCAGCCGCGACTTCACGCTTTCAAACGACAGCATCCGGTTCACCGAGAAGTGGCGGCCGATGTCGCGCAGGAAATCGAGGTAGTTCAGCCCGTCGAGCCACTCGGCGTTGTTCAGCATCAGCGCGCCGGTGGGGGTGTCGTCGTAGGAGACGTATTTGGCGAAGACCTGCTTGATGCCCTCGATGTTGGCGTCGATCTGGGCATTGGTGAGCAGGGGGCGCTCATCGGCGCGGAAGGAGGGATCGCCCACCTTCGTGGTGCCGCCGCCCATCAGGGTGATCGGCTTGTGGCCGGTTTTCTGCAGCCAGCGCAGCATCATGATCTGGATCAGCGAGCCCACGTGCAGCGATTTCGCCGTGGCATCAAAGCCGATATAGGCCGGGACCACACCTTGGATCAGGGCCTCGTCCAGCCCCTGATAATCGGTGCAGTCGGCCAGGAAGCCGCGCTCGATCATCACGCGCATGAAGTCTGATTTCGGGTGGTAGGTCATCGGTTTTTTGTCCATGTTCATCCTTAACAGGGCGCGGTATATCGGGCCGCGACTTAAAGGGGAAGCGGATGTTGAAAA
The sequence above is drawn from the Pseudoruegeria sp. SHC-113 genome and encodes:
- a CDS encoding peptidylprolyl isomerase, with translation MRKLAAALGLAALLPTAALSTEIAITVAGEANGTIVIDLLEDIAPEHAKRIATLAADGQYNDVVFHRVIDGFMAQTGDVTHGKIGSNMRLAGTGGSSLGPLKAEFSDVPFDRGVVGMARSQSPNSANSQFFIMFKEGHFLNGQYTVVGRVTSGMDVVDAIKRGTGPNGSVVGQPDRIVSVEVR
- a CDS encoding sugar O-acetyltransferase, with the protein product MEELEKAAAGLLYDANYDPDALAKRHAARVLVHEINHIHPDLEADRKALFRKLLARTGESFFFEGPVHIDYGFNLSIGENFYANANFTVLDGAKVTIGDNCFIAPNVGLYTAGHPLDAARRNAGLEYAHPITIGDNVWIGAGVSILPGTTIGDGTVIAAGSVVRGAFPGGVILAGAPARVIREITEADSSAYT
- the tyrS gene encoding tyrosine--tRNA ligase, whose amino-acid sequence is MTYHPKSDFMRVMIERGFLADCTDYQGLDEALIQGVVPAYIGFDATAKSLHVGSLIQIMMLRWLQKTGHKPITLMGGGTTKVGDPSFRADERPLLTNAQIDANIEGIKQVFAKYVSYDDTPTGALMLNNAEWLDGLNYLDFLRDIGRHFSVNRMLSFESVKSRLDREQSLSFLEFNYMILQAYDFLELNRRYGCLLQMGGSDQWGNIVNGIDLTRRVLDHEIYGLTSPLLTTSDGKKMGKTADGAVWLNAEMRSPYEFWQFWRNTTDADVGRFLKLYTEIDVAECDRLGALAGSEINEAKIVLANAVTTLCHGAEAAAAAEATAREVFEKGGVGDDLPTLTLSEGDVADGISIVQLLVQSGLAGSGKEAKRLIADNGAKMNDAPLTSASLVLQAADLAEPIKLSAGKKRHALVTLG
- a CDS encoding phosphoglycerate kinase, with protein sequence MAWKTLDDLDLAGKTVLTRVDINVPMDNGVVTDDTRIQRIVPTIADIRAKGGKPVLLAHFGRPKGQFVPEMSLSPLVPALEAAFGAPVTFVERPSREALDALPADAILLVENTRFTPMEEANDPMMAQFLASLGDVYCNDAFSAAHRAHASTEGVAHHLPSCAGRLMAAELSALEAALSNPVRPVVAVVGGAKVSTKLDLLGNLVTKVDHLVIGGGMANTFLAAQGIDVGKSLAEHEMADTAREILGKAEAAGCEIILPVDVVVAREFAANAANETVPADACPADAMILDAGPQTVAKIAATLEGAKTLIWNGPLGAFEIEPFDAATNAAAAQAAALSKAGALVSVAGGGDTVAALNKAGAAEDFTYISTAGGAFLEWMEGKVLPGVAALEG
- a CDS encoding class I fructose-bisphosphate aldolase yields the protein MKATRTVSKILANYEGETPGVKAKLCSILMNGKLGGTGKMIILPVDQGFEHGPARSFAPNPAGYDPHYHYQLAIDAGLNAYAAPLGSLEAGADTFAGQIPTILKVNSANSLMSGTAGKNQAITASVDDALRLGCAAIGFTVYPGSDCALDMFEEIVEMRREAAAKGVATVIWSYPRGEGITKEGETAVDVAAYAAHIAALLGAHIIKVKLSTDHLMLPEAKKVYEEQQIDIASQAARVADCVKSSFNGKRLIVFSGGAKKGADSVYDDARAIRDGGGNGSIIGRNSFQRSREDALSMLAKLQDIYKGKA
- a CDS encoding peptidylprolyl isomerase; translation: MADIKDPENTILIELKGGTVAIELLPDIAPKHCERIKELARAGAYDNVAFHRVIDGFMAQTGDVANGNMENNFNIRMAGTGGSDLPDLPAEFSGIPHDRGTLGAARSQNPNSANSQFFINFSDNHFLNRQYTVYGRVIDGMEHVDAIVRGEPPANPDRMISMKVAADA
- a CDS encoding DUF3179 domain-containing protein; this encodes MRLKSALATAAMIAGLALGPAAASPEFWQTEWPETDFSKTSIGNWGEIISGGPPKDGIPALSDPSFVRVASERRIGDREPVITVEIAGQAPRAYPIRYLTWHEIVNDQIGGVPVAVTFCPLCNSGIVFDRRVNGRLLSFGVSGKLRNSDMVMYDRETESWWQQAIGTGIVGQYTGVELTQVPAWMEGFAQFKARNPDGLVMNEPNWNRSYGSNPYRGYDSSARPFLYNGEMPPHGIEPLARVVRVGSRAWPLTRVSKAGQVSEAGVTISWQAGQASALDTGRIDKGRDVGSIRVKDASGKDVPHDVMFAFAFHAFWPDGRWMLE